The genomic DNA TAAAGATCAGGCTTTTAAGCAAAAAACTGTTGAAAGTCTTTAGGCTTTTGTTTAGGATAATAGTGAAAATGGGAGGTTAAGATGGCTAAGGGGTATTGGATGTTGGTTCTGCATGCTCATGTACCGTATGTTAGGCACCCTGAGTATACTGATTCAATGGAGGAGAGGTGGTTGTATGAGGCGATGTCAGAAACTTATATTCCTCTTTTACAGGTGTTTGAGCAACTTCTTAATGAAGGTGTTGATTTTAGGATAACTATGTCTATAACTCCGCCTCTTGCAAATATGTTGGGTGATCCTTTGCTTCAAGATAGGTATGAGAAGCATATTCAGAAGTTAGTAGAGCTTTCTGAGAAGGAGGTTAATAGAACTAGGTGGTTGCCCGAGTTTCATGAAACTGCAAAGATGTATTTAAGACATTTTACAGATTGTCTGAATGTGTTCTATAAGTATAACAGGAATCTTTTAAATGGGTTTAAGATGTTTCAGGATCTGGGTAAGTTGGAGATAATAACGTGTAGTGCTACACATGGTTATGCTCCGCTGATGGAGATGTATCCGAATGCAGTTAGGGCCCAATACTTGGTAGCGAAGAGAGACTATGAGAGAGTTTTTGGTAAGTCTCCTAGGGGTATTTGGAATGCAGAGTGTGCTTATTATCCAGGGCTTGAGGAAATCTTGAGAGAGATAGGGATAAGGTTTTTCTTTGTTGATACTCATGGGGTTCTTTATGCTGATAAAAGGCCTAAGTATGGAGTTTTTGCACCAATGTATACGAGAAATGGAGTAGCTTTCTTTGGCAGAGATGTTGAGACTTCAAAGTCTGTTTGGAGTGCGAAGGAAGGATATCCAGGTGATCCTTGGTATAGGGAGTTTTACAGAGACCTTGGCTATGATGCCGATTATGATTACATAAGGCCTTATATTCACGAAAGCGGTATAAGGATTATGACAGGTATAAAGTATTATAGGATCACAGGGCATGATGTGTCAC from Brevinematia bacterium includes the following:
- a CDS encoding 1,4-alpha-glucan branching protein domain-containing protein yields the protein MAKGYWMLVLHAHVPYVRHPEYTDSMEERWLYEAMSETYIPLLQVFEQLLNEGVDFRITMSITPPLANMLGDPLLQDRYEKHIQKLVELSEKEVNRTRWLPEFHETAKMYLRHFTDCLNVFYKYNRNLLNGFKMFQDLGKLEIITCSATHGYAPLMEMYPNAVRAQYLVAKRDYERVFGKSPRGIWNAECAYYPGLEEILREIGIRFFFVDTHGVLYADKRPKYGVFAPMYTRNGVAFFGRDVETSKSVWSAKEGYPGDPWYREFYRDLGYDADYDYIRPYIHESGIRIMTGIKYYRITGHDVSLDRKEPYNYHKAMERVWEHAGNFIFNRQRQIEYLSGMMDREPLVVSMYDAELFGHWWFEGPQFIYAVAKKCWESRNWETQVEMILPMEYLQKYPRNQVATPPMCSWGYKGYNEFWLSGPNDWIYRHLHKADEKMIELANKFKNTNDKLIERALNQMARELLLAQSSDWAFIMRTGTTVEYAVKRTRDHVNRLFRLYDMVQSGHIDVEWLKYIEYLDNIFPEIDFRYYADK